The genome window CGGTGCCCTGTTGCAGCTCGGCATGTTGCAGCTCGCCGCCCGCAAAGCCGTCGAGCACGGCTTCCAGCTGATGATCCCCCCGGTGCTCGTCCGCCCCGAGATCATGGCCGGCACCGGCTTCCTCGGTGCCCACGCCGACGAGATCTACCGCCTCGAGGCCGATGACATGTTCCTGGTCGGCACCTCGGAGGTCGCACTGGCCGGTTACCACAAGGACGAGATCATCGACCTCTCCGACGGACCGGTGAAGTACGCCGGCTGGTCCTCCTGTTTCCGTCGCGAAGCCGGGTCCTACGGGAAGGACACCCGCGGTATCCTCCGCGTCCACCAGTTCGACAAGGTCGAGATGTTCGTCTACGCGAAGCCGGAGGACGCCGAGGAGATCCACCAGCAGCTGCTGGCCATGGAGAAGGACATGCTCGCCGCCGTCGAGGTGCCCTACCGCGTCATCGACGTCGCCGGTGGAGACCTGGGGTCCTCGGCGTCCCGCAAGTTCGACACCGAGGCCTGGGTACCGACCCAGAACACGTACCGCGAGCTCACCTCCACCTCGAACTGCACCACTTTCCAGGCCCGGCGCCTCAAGACCCGCTACCGTGATGAGAACGGCAAGGCGCAGACCGCGGCCACGCTCAACGGCACCCTGGCCACCACCCGCTGGCTCGTCGCCATTCTCGAGAACAACCAGCAGGCCGACGGCTCCGTCATCGTGCCTGAGGCACTCCGGCCCTTCGTCGGCAAGGACGTGCTGACCCCGAAGAAGAAGTAGAGACACAACCTATGGCCTTCAAGCTGCCCCGCGACCACTTCTGGCTCCCGAAGGGCTTCACCCTCACCCCCGCCGTCCCCGACACCCCACCGCACCCCGAATCGCGGGAGCTGTTCTACGGTCGGATCATCGTCCCGTTGGCGAAGTTCTGGATGCGCCATATGCAGCACCTCCAGGTGGAGATCCAGCACCCGGAACGGATCCCCGTCACCGGTGGTGCGATCCTCGCGGTGAACCACACCGGCTACTGGGACTTCGTCTACGGCGGCATCGCCCCCGCCTACCAGGGCGGACGCCTCGTCCGGTTCATGGCGAAGAAGGAGATCTGGGGCAACCCGGTCGCCGGCCCCGCGATGAGCGGCTGCCATCACATCCCCGTCGACCGGGCCGATGGTGCCGCCTCCGTGCGCGAGGCCACGACCCGCGCCGCCGGTGGTGAACTCATCGGTATCTTCCCCGAGGCCACGATCTCCCGCTCCTTCGAGATCAAGGAGTTCAAGGACGGTGCCGCCCGCATCGCCCAGGATGCCGGCGTCCCCCTGATCCCGGTGGTGCTGTGGGGTTCACAGCGGATCTGGACGAAGGGTCACAAGCCGATCTGGTGGCTCCGGAAGTCCGCGCTGATCATCTCCGTCGGCGAGCCGGTGTCCCTGGAGGGCACGTCGCGGGAGGCCACCGCGCGACTGCATGACGCGATGGTCGCCCAGCTCGACGAGGTCCGCGCCCGGTACACCGAGCTCTACGGCCCGTTCCCCGCCGACGAGTACTGGATGCCGGCGTCCCTGGGCGGTTCCGCGCCGACGCTGGAGGACGCCACCGCCAAGGACCGGGAGGACGCCGCCGCCCGCAAGGCCGAGCGTGCCGCGCGTGAGGCGGAGAAGGCCGCGAATCCCCAGGTGGGGGAGAAGAAGCCGCTGTGGAACAAGCTGCTCCGTCGCTGATCCTCAGTGACCTTGACGGCACCCTGCTGACCTCAGGGGACCGCGTCTCGCCGCGGACCCGGTCGGCAATCGCCCGCGCGGTCTCCGCCGGGGCGCTGTTCATGCCCGCGTCGGGACGCCCCGCGCGGTGGATGCTGCCGGTCATCGAGCAGCTCGGCATCGCCCCGGTGTGCGTCTGCGCCAACGGGGCCGTCGTCTATGACGCGGCCACCGACCGCGTCACCTATGCCGCAGCGCTGGCGCCGACTGTTCTCCGGCAGGTCGCCCGCGAAATTCTGCGGGCCACCGCCGGTCCACTGTCCCGTCGTGGGTTGGGACAGGTGAGCTTCGCCGTGGAACGCACCGGCGACAGTGCCTTCGACCGGGCATCGGAACTCTTCGCCGTGGAGCCGGCGTACCCGCACGCCTGGGACACCGACGAACATGCCGTGGAGACCCGCGATGAACTGCTCAGTAAGCCGGCGGTGAAACTCCTGGTCCGGCACGAGCACATGGATTCCGCCGACCTCTTCGACCTGGTCAACCCGGTCGTCGATCCGGCGGACGCCCACGTCACCTGGTCCTTCCACGGGGGCCTGCTGGAGGTCAACGTGCCCGGGGTGACCAAGCTCTCCGGGGTGGCGCACGCCCTCGGCGACGCCTCCGGGGCGGATGTGGGGGCGGACGCCGTGCCCGCCATCGATCCGTCCTCCGTCGTGGCGTTCGGGGACATGCCTAATGACCTGGCGATGCTGCGCTGGGCCGGACGCGGGTTCGCGATGGGTAATGCGGTACCCGAGGTGGTGGCGGCGGCGGACCATCACACGGCGTCCAATGATGAGGACGGGGTGGCCGCGGTGCTGGAGCGCTGGTTCTGACCCCGGGTCGGTGAGCTACACCCGCACCACGATCTTGCCCGTGACGTGGCCGTCCTCCAGTTCACGGTGGGCGTCCGCGATCGTCGCGGCATCCATCCCCACGAGCGTCGTCCCGGTGGTCGGGACGAGGCGACCGGCGTCCACGAGATCGGCGACCTTGTCGAGGATGCGGCCCTGAGAGGCGGGATCGGCTACGGCGTCCCCGGCGTCCCCGGCGTCCCCGGCACTCCCACCGAAGATCACCTTCGTGAACATCGACTCCCAGTGCAGCGCGATCGACTTCCGCTTGAACACCCCCAGCTCGAACGGCTCCGGATCGTCGATGAGGCACAGGTGCGACTGAGGAGCCATCAGCTCAGCAAGCTCGCCGGCCCGCCCCGAGGACTGCGAGGTGAACACGAACCGCACCGGGGGGACGCCTGCCCCACCGTCGGTGACCGCCGACTGCAACGACGCAACCTGTTCCGCCAGGTCACGGTGATGGTCAAGCACATGATGCGCCCCCATGCGCAGCATCCACTCCCGCGATTCCTCCCGCCCGGCCGTCGCGATCACCGTCAGCCCGGTCACGGCGCGGGCCAGCTGCACCATCACACTCGGCACTCCGCCGGAACCACCGACGACCAGCAGGGACGCCGGATTCTGTGGTCCGGAGGCGATCCCGGCGTCCAGCCCGATGCCGAGACGTTCGAACAGCGCCTCCCAGGCAGTGAGCGCGGTCAGCGGGAGGGATGCGGCGTCCACCGGGGAAATCGACGTCGGCGCATGTCCGACGATCCGCTCATCCACCGC of Corynebacterium terpenotabidum Y-11 contains these proteins:
- the serS gene encoding serine--tRNA ligase produces the protein MIDLKFLRENPDVVRESQRTRGEDPSLVDRLLEADQRRRDLIAAADAARGEQKTFSKAMGKQMKDATPDERDALKAQGKTLAEAVKKIEADETEAEQAVHDLQFQISNIVTGAPAGGEDDFVVLEHIGTPREFDFEPKDHLELGESLGLIDMERGAKVSGARFYFLTGDGALLQLGMLQLAARKAVEHGFQLMIPPVLVRPEIMAGTGFLGAHADEIYRLEADDMFLVGTSEVALAGYHKDEIIDLSDGPVKYAGWSSCFRREAGSYGKDTRGILRVHQFDKVEMFVYAKPEDAEEIHQQLLAMEKDMLAAVEVPYRVIDVAGGDLGSSASRKFDTEAWVPTQNTYRELTSTSNCTTFQARRLKTRYRDENGKAQTAATLNGTLATTRWLVAILENNQQADGSVIVPEALRPFVGKDVLTPKKK
- a CDS encoding lysophospholipid acyltransferase family protein; translated protein: MAFKLPRDHFWLPKGFTLTPAVPDTPPHPESRELFYGRIIVPLAKFWMRHMQHLQVEIQHPERIPVTGGAILAVNHTGYWDFVYGGIAPAYQGGRLVRFMAKKEIWGNPVAGPAMSGCHHIPVDRADGAASVREATTRAAGGELIGIFPEATISRSFEIKEFKDGAARIAQDAGVPLIPVVLWGSQRIWTKGHKPIWWLRKSALIISVGEPVSLEGTSREATARLHDAMVAQLDEVRARYTELYGPFPADEYWMPASLGGSAPTLEDATAKDREDAAARKAERAAREAEKAANPQVGEKKPLWNKLLRR
- a CDS encoding Cof-type HAD-IIB family hydrolase is translated as MEQAAPSLILSDLDGTLLTSGDRVSPRTRSAIARAVSAGALFMPASGRPARWMLPVIEQLGIAPVCVCANGAVVYDAATDRVTYAAALAPTVLRQVAREILRATAGPLSRRGLGQVSFAVERTGDSAFDRASELFAVEPAYPHAWDTDEHAVETRDELLSKPAVKLLVRHEHMDSADLFDLVNPVVDPADAHVTWSFHGGLLEVNVPGVTKLSGVAHALGDASGADVGADAVPAIDPSSVVAFGDMPNDLAMLRWAGRGFAMGNAVPEVVAAADHHTASNDEDGVAAVLERWF
- a CDS encoding zinc-binding alcohol dehydrogenase family protein → MNDLPATLPATLPAALPATMPAVAVTGAFPVTDPRCLTDVVVDVPTLRPHDLLVEVAAVSVNPIDTKMRRRAAAQVAEGREPVLGYDAAGTVVAVGASVARFSVGDAVFYAGDQLRDGTNARFHAVDERIVGHAPTSISPVDAASLPLTALTAWEALFERLGIGLDAGIASGPQNPASLLVVGGSGGVPSVMVQLARAVTGLTVIATAGREESREWMLRMGAHHVLDHHRDLAEQVASLQSAVTDGGAGVPPVRFVFTSQSSGRAGELAELMAPQSHLCLIDDPEPFELGVFKRKSIALHWESMFTKVIFGGSAGDAGDAGDAVADPASQGRILDKVADLVDAGRLVPTTGTTLVGMDAATIADAHRELEDGHVTGKIVVRV